Part of the Papio anubis isolate 15944 unplaced genomic scaffold, Panubis1.0 scaffold1432, whole genome shotgun sequence genome is shown below.
TGTGATAAAGCCTTCAGCTGTTCCACTTCCCTTCATGACCATGGAagcattcatactggagagagaccCTATGACTGTAaacaatgtggcaaagcctttagtcGTTTGAGTTCCCTTTGTAACCATAGAAGtactcatactggagagaaaccctatgaatgtaaacaatgtgaCCAAGCCTTCAGTCGCCTCAGTTCCCTTCACTTCCAcgaaagaattcatactggagaaaaacgcTATGAATGTAAGAGATGCGGTAAAGCCTACACTCGTTCCAGTTACCTTATGCGCCACTAAAGAAGTCATGATATAGAGGTTAGGTGTAGTgactcagcctataatcccagcactttgggaggccaaggtgtgtgtattgcttgagcccaggagttcataaccagcctggattaaaacaatgtgaaacaACCTGGGCatcgtggtgaaaccctgtctctacaaaaaataaaataaagccgggcccggtggctcatgccagctacttgggaggctgaggcaggagaatggcgtgaacctgggaggcggagcttgcagtgagccgagatcgcaccactgcgctccagcttgggtgacagaagcagactccgtctcaaaacaaaaacaaggaaaataattagctgggcatggtggcacatttcaGTTGTCTTAGTTCTTTTTCAAGGACATAAAAGGCCACAGGGGCTTGGGGGGAAGCCCTGTgcatgcggatcacgaggtcaggagatcgagaccatcctggcc
Proteins encoded:
- the LOC116268614 gene encoding zinc finger protein 669-like, whose protein sequence is MHSGNPAYKGTIYGKAFHFLNSVERHQRTHTGEKPYKCKQCGKAFTVSGSCLIHGRTHTGEKPYECKECGKTLRFSCFKTHERTHTGERCTKCDKAFSCSTSLHDHGSIHTGERPYDCKQCGKAFSRLSSLCNHRSTHTGEKPYECKQCDQAFSRLSSLHFHERIHTGEKRYECKRCGKAYTRSSYLMRH